One Edaphobacter bradus DNA window includes the following coding sequences:
- a CDS encoding alpha-amylase family protein, giving the protein MSRSSSHYAHPLPANWQPLHVVSLALTASLSLTLAPLPCLSQTIAPKEQFSAHALAAPMLRDPISVYNNWSSYDELSDNVPLTEDLAMRELDQVIRLRKIGGVRFDYYLMDAFWFDPDGGYRTWRKPNWPNGPDRWIQKCKENGIQPGMWFSSNTLVKINPAPQWRDSLNKKQTEMSFFEGGFLPDFMDTLQYWYDHGIRMFKFDFVDLTAATPEDEAKLTKDEIRARNANALRIALQKFRERNKDVVLEAFNGFGGDLDTTSSPFPFRDSVDLRWLDVFDMQYTGDPRPSDVPEMNFWRSMDIYGDHMVRRFEQSHFPAERIDSTSFMIGKTGTIYYRGMHAWRGALILMLARGGWINTVHGNLELINDEDARWFAQVQSLFLELQSLGRTKSFGAIPGEVQPYGFGSVDSDGAVYVVMNPAQSVQSIQIPLLSQEQRPLGPGRLLFTDAGFHPRIAGDKVELGPGQMAMVGFGKYNSTHYHFGIQQDVVIPTSIRPLESRFESTGKGVIEATIPVPATGDLRLVMQQHNPDGSLRRTWAGGPPSGTNMSQVFLLEATQNGHNVPVVIDYDKVIWSGLSWAVGEIHRKDLQPGVPITLRFTSKEKDPVTLSGNVYAVTY; this is encoded by the coding sequence ATGAGTAGATCGAGCTCACACTACGCGCATCCCTTACCCGCGAATTGGCAGCCTTTGCACGTTGTGTCACTCGCGCTGACGGCTTCCCTTTCGCTCACCCTCGCGCCGCTGCCCTGCCTTTCGCAGACGATAGCACCGAAGGAGCAGTTCTCCGCTCACGCACTCGCTGCGCCGATGCTTCGTGATCCGATCTCGGTTTACAACAACTGGTCATCGTACGACGAGCTATCCGACAATGTGCCGCTAACAGAAGACCTCGCAATGCGCGAGCTTGACCAGGTAATTCGGCTTCGAAAGATTGGCGGCGTTCGCTTCGATTACTACCTGATGGATGCGTTTTGGTTTGATCCAGATGGTGGATACCGTACCTGGCGCAAGCCGAACTGGCCGAATGGCCCGGATCGCTGGATCCAGAAGTGCAAGGAGAATGGGATTCAGCCGGGGATGTGGTTCAGTTCCAACACGCTGGTCAAGATAAACCCTGCACCGCAGTGGCGTGATTCGTTGAACAAAAAGCAGACGGAGATGTCCTTTTTTGAAGGCGGATTCCTGCCTGACTTCATGGATACTCTGCAGTACTGGTATGACCATGGCATCCGCATGTTCAAGTTCGACTTCGTCGATCTGACCGCGGCCACTCCCGAAGACGAAGCGAAGCTGACCAAAGACGAGATCCGCGCCCGAAACGCAAATGCGCTGCGCATCGCGTTGCAGAAGTTTCGGGAACGAAACAAGGATGTCGTTCTGGAGGCTTTCAATGGATTCGGCGGTGACTTAGACACCACCTCATCGCCCTTCCCGTTCCGGGATTCTGTGGACTTGCGCTGGCTGGACGTCTTCGACATGCAATACACCGGCGATCCCCGCCCATCCGACGTGCCCGAAATGAACTTCTGGCGCTCGATGGATATCTATGGCGACCACATGGTCCGCCGCTTTGAGCAGAGCCACTTTCCAGCCGAGCGGATTGACTCGACCAGCTTCATGATCGGCAAAACGGGAACCATCTATTACCGCGGCATGCATGCCTGGCGAGGCGCGCTGATTCTAATGCTGGCGCGTGGAGGCTGGATCAACACGGTGCACGGCAACCTGGAGTTGATCAACGACGAAGACGCGCGATGGTTTGCGCAGGTCCAATCGCTATTCCTGGAATTGCAGTCTCTTGGCCGCACCAAGTCTTTTGGCGCGATACCCGGCGAAGTTCAGCCCTACGGCTTCGGCTCCGTCGATTCAGACGGCGCCGTATACGTCGTGATGAATCCCGCACAGAGTGTGCAATCGATTCAGATCCCGTTGCTCTCTCAGGAGCAGCGCCCGCTCGGGCCCGGCAGGCTTCTCTTCACTGACGCCGGCTTTCACCCCCGCATCGCCGGCGACAAGGTTGAACTAGGCCCGGGTCAGATGGCGATGGTGGGCTTCGGCAAATACAACTCAACCCACTACCACTTCGGCATTCAGCAGGACGTAGTAATTCCTACTAGCATTCGTCCGCTGGAATCGCGGTTCGAAAGCACGGGCAAAGGAGTCATCGAGGCAACCATTCCTGTTCCCGCGACAGGAGATTTGCGACTCGTCATGCAGCAACACAATCCCGACGGGAGCCTCCGTCGCACCTGGGCCGGCGGACCACCGAGCGGAACAAACATGAGTCAGGTGTTCTTGCTTGAGGCTACGCAGAACGGCCACAACGTTCCCGTAGTCATCGACTACGACAAGGTGATATGGAGCGGGCTGTCCTGGGCGGTTGGAGAGATACACCGCAAGGATCTGCAACCAGGAGTACCGATCACACTGCGATTCACATCGAAAGAGAAGGATCCCGTGACGCTATCCGGAAATGTGTACGCGGTCACCTATTAG
- a CDS encoding right-handed parallel beta-helix repeat-containing protein, with protein MISARPARLFFFLIASVLPVSFGQTAAPPSNSAGHEYFVDCSSSGNGSGESPASPWNSLDSLQSKVFSPGDVIRLRRGTECRGSLWPKGSGSADHPARLTAYGEGSRPKIFAGDKPTQAFKLFNQEYWDIDSLDLSGGTTFGIFISGDKGILHHIHLTNLLVHGVLGGDLKSKDSGLVVISPGTVNQWFDDVLVDGVTAYNTKQWAGIMVGGGNLGFTPENTWSTHVIIRNSIVHDVQGDGIVLFRVRNGLIDSTVAWRTGMQQTESTGTPNAIWTWMCHDCIVSHSEAFLTDSPGVDGGAFDIDYGNTNNSLLDSFGHDTQGYCVAVFGAGFVTRTSVVRGNVCIDNGRSPRMSAYQSAIFLHTWNGGSIDGLVVENNTVYWNPLGADPPLINDATIQGGEAVFKHNAIYSTSPAFVESNRALSLNSNHYFYYGAQPERWQYGSATFDTFKNYQRSTGQDSESSLQQVSMADANEQWFRVAASAPVSIAKSPSLPITGTDYEGKTVALKDGSGHWRINCWLPAKLNADGLLDASVSQQLTILKSISLQFPASKLKIVVVMRAVPQTEIASLRTAIRDLQMNNVTFLIEPTPSTDSIDKAQVILSSPDGKVRGAWDGFAGPTDIGFAVRKELRTPVYPQMETSKNE; from the coding sequence ATGATTTCCGCCCGACCTGCTCGCCTGTTCTTTTTCCTTATCGCCTCCGTACTTCCAGTTTCCTTCGGGCAAACGGCTGCTCCGCCGAGTAACTCTGCCGGCCACGAATATTTTGTCGACTGCTCTAGCTCCGGCAACGGAAGCGGTGAGTCCCCAGCATCGCCCTGGAACTCGCTTGATTCCCTGCAATCCAAGGTCTTCTCCCCCGGCGATGTCATCCGTCTCCGGCGTGGAACGGAATGCCGTGGCTCTCTGTGGCCCAAGGGATCTGGCAGCGCAGACCATCCTGCGCGATTGACTGCTTACGGCGAAGGATCGAGACCGAAGATCTTTGCCGGCGACAAGCCCACCCAAGCGTTCAAGCTGTTCAACCAGGAATACTGGGACATCGACTCGCTCGACCTCTCGGGAGGCACTACTTTCGGTATCTTCATAAGCGGTGACAAGGGCATCCTGCATCACATCCACCTGACAAATCTGCTGGTGCACGGTGTGCTGGGAGGAGATCTCAAGAGCAAGGATAGTGGATTGGTCGTCATCTCTCCCGGCACTGTGAACCAATGGTTCGACGATGTACTGGTGGATGGCGTAACAGCCTATAACACCAAACAATGGGCAGGCATTATGGTGGGGGGTGGAAATCTTGGATTCACGCCTGAGAATACATGGAGTACGCATGTCATCATTCGCAACTCGATCGTCCACGACGTGCAGGGCGACGGGATCGTGCTCTTTCGCGTTCGCAACGGTTTGATTGATTCCACCGTTGCGTGGCGCACAGGCATGCAGCAAACCGAATCGACGGGAACGCCCAACGCCATCTGGACATGGATGTGTCACGATTGCATCGTCTCGCACAGCGAGGCCTTTTTGACGGACAGCCCAGGCGTGGATGGCGGCGCATTCGACATCGACTACGGCAATACGAATAACTCCCTGCTCGACAGTTTTGGCCACGACACACAGGGCTATTGTGTGGCGGTTTTTGGTGCCGGTTTTGTCACGCGTACAAGCGTGGTCCGCGGCAATGTATGCATTGACAACGGCCGGAGTCCTCGCATGTCCGCCTATCAGAGCGCGATCTTCCTGCACACCTGGAACGGTGGCTCGATAGATGGCCTGGTAGTCGAGAACAACACCGTATATTGGAATCCGCTCGGTGCGGACCCCCCGCTGATCAATGACGCAACGATTCAAGGTGGCGAAGCTGTCTTCAAGCACAACGCGATCTATTCAACTTCGCCCGCCTTTGTCGAGAGCAATCGCGCGCTCTCTCTCAATTCGAACCACTACTTCTATTACGGAGCGCAGCCGGAGCGGTGGCAGTATGGCAGCGCCACTTTCGATACCTTCAAGAACTACCAGCGAAGCACAGGCCAGGACTCGGAGAGCAGCTTGCAGCAAGTTTCGATGGCGGATGCGAATGAGCAGTGGTTCCGAGTTGCCGCCTCCGCGCCGGTCTCCATCGCGAAATCTCCGAGCCTGCCAATTACCGGTACAGATTATGAGGGCAAAACAGTTGCACTCAAGGATGGATCGGGACACTGGCGCATCAACTGCTGGCTTCCAGCAAAGCTCAACGCAGACGGATTGCTGGACGCGTCCGTCAGCCAGCAACTCACGATCTTGAAGAGCATCTCGCTTCAGTTCCCCGCCAGCAAATTGAAGATTGTAGTCGTCATGCGGGCCGTTCCTCAAACAGAGATAGCATCCCTTAGAACTGCAATCCGCGATCTTCAGATGAACAACGTCACGTTCCTGATTGAACCGACGCCGTCGACAGATTCAATAGACAAAGCTCAAGTCATACTGTCTTCCCCTGATGGCAAAGTTCGTGGAGCATGGGATGGGTTTGCAGGACCGACTGATATCGGGTTCGCTGTTCGGAAAGAGCTCCGTACACCGGTGTACCCGCAGATGGAGACCTCAAAGAATGAGTAG
- a CDS encoding TonB-dependent receptor gives MKRLSYLLTACTLFVLLLSGREAGAQATTGLIVGRITDSSGAVIPGTSIVARDEDRGVSFIGRSDAAGNYVVLNVTPGVYTVTASSKGFAESIRSHAVLVIDQKLVLDFSLVPGTVATTVDVSEMPPLLQTQSAEVGTVISGKSIVDLPLLGRNFYGLTNLVPGVNGASGGMNAFNLSVSGQREYANSIQLDGIESTTNRTQDITATPNVDSVEEFKVVTAAYNAEFGNASGGVITIQTKAGSNSFHGSAYEFFRPNFMTARQTIPGVSSPQPASSLKQHNFGGTLGGPIKKGRAFFFVAYEGTRQKSAFSDVTSTIPFGLFSIKPNGDVDFSKLVDPCAGMACTKNGKPSGPPAGTVDPIFDPNVTVANYGWWSSQFPNNVIPASRVSKAGMNTLLNFFPKPNLAGIDNGWFRNYQAWAPTSYNSDQADARFDQVITSKDRLYAVYHWQGGNILDGDQFHGNTPVAGAGDADQANKEDMGVQTLSLTYDHSFTPTALNEFRFGYNRYHQDQYSLLSGTDYSTKYGYGNVAVSGYSDTMGFPDIFMGDGYLAGGSSYKPFHILDRNYQFGDSFTWSSVPRHEFKFGANLRLLNSHPEFSLFPTGYQYYGSFGNAETSAQAYWGYFYDAAGNWIVPNGYNWLGGSDIADLVLGLPLDVYMGLQLTDPHTHSWDLDFYAQDSFKVTPKLTLNYGVRYEYQDPWTEAHNSMSNFDLASGNIVLAGLNGVSNGIVKPRKNDFSPRFGFAYSIDQKTVVRAGGAIFYSPENDGREDFLTRNNPFAVQSSYSNWEWNVQPSNPQVWPYQIDAGAPRSTAINIPAAGFIEPKNLVNGTLKKTSAVNPNLKTGSTDSFNLAVERQLSRTDALDVAYVGSVSHHLSYKVGDINANPKQSKNAAGANTYDTRITPYLGAIEYLTDVGMSNYHSLQVKLMHTAKNASLMLSYTYGHNLDNGPAPFDLGQNNDQPQNPYNLRSEYATSDSDVRHNVVVSGEYNLPFGEGQTWGSNWNSIENAILAGWKFGGIVTMRTGTPVNVVLGEDPKSSLAGLRPNVTGNPNLTHSKRNVFEYFNTAAFSQPVLPPGASYVYGNAGRNLIVGPGFINVDASLAKEFAIEHYGKLQIRAEAFNGMNSVHYRNPDGNFQSPTFGMINSTMGDQRVAQLAAKFNF, from the coding sequence ATGAAAAGACTAAGCTACTTACTCACAGCCTGCACGTTATTTGTGCTCCTTCTATCCGGACGAGAGGCCGGAGCCCAGGCAACCACAGGACTAATCGTCGGTCGAATCACAGACAGTAGCGGCGCCGTCATTCCCGGTACATCGATTGTCGCCAGAGATGAAGACAGAGGCGTCTCCTTCATCGGGCGTTCCGACGCCGCCGGTAACTATGTTGTGCTGAATGTCACGCCTGGCGTCTACACGGTTACTGCCTCATCTAAGGGCTTTGCCGAATCCATCAGATCACATGCGGTCCTTGTTATCGATCAGAAGTTGGTTCTAGACTTCAGCCTCGTTCCTGGCACAGTGGCGACCACTGTCGATGTGTCGGAGATGCCTCCGCTGCTCCAGACCCAATCTGCAGAAGTAGGCACGGTGATTAGCGGCAAGAGCATCGTAGATCTTCCTCTATTGGGCCGTAATTTCTATGGACTTACTAATCTCGTTCCTGGTGTAAATGGGGCGAGCGGCGGTATGAACGCCTTCAATCTCTCTGTGAGCGGCCAGCGCGAATATGCGAACTCTATTCAGTTGGACGGCATTGAGTCGACCACAAACCGCACACAGGACATCACAGCTACTCCCAACGTTGACTCAGTAGAAGAGTTCAAGGTTGTTACTGCGGCATATAACGCGGAATTTGGCAACGCATCTGGTGGGGTGATCACGATTCAGACGAAGGCTGGAAGCAACTCTTTCCATGGCAGTGCCTACGAGTTTTTCCGCCCCAATTTCATGACGGCCCGCCAGACGATTCCAGGCGTCAGCAGTCCTCAGCCTGCCTCATCTCTGAAGCAGCACAACTTTGGTGGTACGTTGGGTGGTCCGATTAAGAAGGGCCGCGCATTCTTCTTTGTTGCATATGAAGGCACGCGTCAGAAGAGCGCATTCTCTGACGTTACCTCGACGATTCCTTTTGGCCTCTTCAGCATCAAGCCGAACGGTGACGTGGATTTCTCCAAACTGGTTGATCCTTGTGCCGGAATGGCGTGCACAAAGAATGGCAAACCCAGCGGACCGCCAGCGGGAACAGTCGATCCTATCTTTGACCCCAATGTTACAGTGGCGAATTATGGATGGTGGTCATCGCAGTTTCCCAACAATGTGATTCCCGCTTCGCGCGTCAGCAAGGCGGGTATGAACACTCTGCTGAACTTCTTCCCCAAGCCGAATCTTGCGGGTATCGACAATGGATGGTTCCGCAACTATCAAGCATGGGCGCCGACCAGCTACAACAGCGATCAGGCTGATGCTCGCTTCGATCAGGTAATCACTTCGAAAGACCGTTTGTACGCCGTTTATCACTGGCAGGGTGGCAATATTCTCGACGGCGATCAGTTCCACGGTAATACTCCTGTTGCTGGTGCCGGTGATGCTGACCAGGCAAATAAGGAGGACATGGGTGTTCAGACTCTCTCGCTCACTTATGATCATAGCTTCACGCCTACAGCTTTGAATGAGTTCCGCTTTGGCTATAACCGTTATCATCAGGATCAGTACAGCCTTTTGAGCGGCACTGATTATTCGACGAAGTATGGTTATGGGAATGTTGCTGTTAGTGGTTATTCAGATACGATGGGCTTCCCTGATATCTTCATGGGGGATGGCTATCTGGCAGGTGGTTCGTCCTACAAGCCGTTCCATATTCTCGACAGAAACTATCAGTTTGGCGATTCCTTTACCTGGAGCAGTGTGCCGCGCCACGAGTTCAAGTTTGGCGCAAACCTTCGACTCCTGAACTCGCATCCGGAGTTCTCGCTGTTCCCAACTGGCTATCAGTACTACGGCAGCTTTGGTAACGCCGAGACTTCAGCTCAGGCATATTGGGGATACTTTTACGATGCAGCCGGCAACTGGATCGTTCCCAACGGGTATAACTGGCTCGGCGGATCGGATATAGCTGACCTTGTGCTCGGTTTGCCGCTGGACGTCTACATGGGCCTGCAGTTGACCGATCCGCATACGCATAGCTGGGATCTCGATTTCTATGCGCAGGATTCCTTCAAGGTAACTCCGAAGCTGACGCTAAACTACGGGGTGCGCTACGAGTATCAGGATCCCTGGACGGAAGCTCATAACAGCATGTCCAACTTTGATCTAGCGAGTGGCAATATTGTGCTTGCCGGGCTCAACGGCGTTTCAAACGGGATTGTGAAGCCGCGCAAGAATGATTTTTCGCCACGTTTTGGCTTTGCCTACAGCATTGATCAGAAGACGGTCGTTCGTGCGGGGGGTGCAATCTTCTATTCGCCTGAAAATGACGGACGTGAAGACTTCCTGACCAGGAACAATCCGTTTGCGGTTCAGTCGTCTTACTCAAACTGGGAGTGGAATGTTCAGCCCTCCAACCCGCAGGTATGGCCTTATCAAATCGACGCTGGTGCGCCGCGCAGCACGGCGATCAATATTCCTGCTGCTGGCTTCATCGAGCCGAAGAATCTGGTGAACGGCACCTTGAAAAAAACGTCTGCCGTGAATCCAAATCTCAAGACCGGAAGTACAGATTCCTTCAACCTCGCAGTAGAGCGCCAATTGAGCCGTACGGATGCTCTCGATGTGGCTTATGTAGGGTCTGTGTCGCATCACTTGTCTTATAAGGTCGGTGATATTAATGCCAACCCCAAGCAGAGCAAGAATGCTGCCGGGGCGAACACCTATGACACGCGCATTACTCCATATCTTGGTGCTATTGAGTATTTGACCGATGTGGGGATGAGTAACTACCACTCGTTGCAGGTTAAGTTGATGCATACGGCCAAGAACGCCAGCCTTATGTTGAGCTACACCTACGGACACAACCTGGACAATGGCCCGGCGCCGTTCGATCTGGGGCAGAACAATGACCAGCCGCAGAATCCGTACAATCTGCGGTCAGAATATGCCACATCGGACTCTGATGTTCGTCACAATGTTGTTGTCAGTGGCGAATATAATCTGCCCTTCGGTGAGGGGCAGACGTGGGGATCGAACTGGAATTCAATTGAGAATGCGATTCTCGCCGGATGGAAGTTTGGTGGAATTGTCACCATGCGCACCGGAACTCCGGTGAACGTAGTTCTCGGCGAAGATCCCAAGTCGTCGCTTGCCGGCTTGCGTCCGAACGTAACGGGTAATCCAAACTTGACTCACAGCAAGCGGAACGTTTTTGAGTATTTCAATACCGCGGCATTCAGCCAGCCTGTGCTTCCTCCGGGGGCCAGCTATGTCTACGGTAATGCAGGCCGCAACCTGATTGTTGGACCGGGCTTCATCAACGTGGACGCTTCGCTTGCGAAGGAGTTCGCGATTGAGCACTACGGCAAGCTACAGATTCGTGCCGAAGCGTTCAATGGAATGAATTCTGTTCACTACCGTAATCCAGATGGTAACTTCCAGAGTCCGACGTTTGGCATGATTAACTCGACAATGGGTGACCAGCGTGTAGCTCAGCTGGCGGCTAAGTTCAACTTCTAA
- a CDS encoding LacI family DNA-binding transcriptional regulator — protein sequence MDIRDVARYAKVSSATVSRTINHVSTVNPDLAKRVWQAIEELNYFPNTQARALVSGRSRILGLIISEITNPFFPELIQQFEDIAVENGYEVLIGSTNYDPERMTRVIRRMLERKVDGVAVMTFGIEGPVIDELAARQVPMVFVDVGPDSPYVRTLNVDYQAGIRQGVQHLAALGHRNIAFITGPLRQHSAKVRRDAFIKAMGEIGVKVGPESIVEGTHTLEGGMEGMRVLAKNKIMPTAVMCSNDMTAIGVLHELYNTKTRVPDEISVIGFDNIHIAEFTFPPLTTIQMACSDLARSAIEALRAGIETPDDASAAKESKIPTRLIVRQTTSYPRGTMQADRQQTQPTRRSRRSI from the coding sequence ATGGATATCCGGGATGTTGCCCGATACGCGAAGGTGTCCAGTGCCACAGTTTCGCGCACAATCAACCACGTCTCTACAGTGAATCCTGATCTTGCCAAGCGCGTTTGGCAGGCAATTGAAGAGTTGAACTATTTCCCCAACACCCAGGCCCGCGCACTGGTATCCGGCCGTAGCCGGATACTGGGATTGATCATCTCCGAGATCACAAATCCCTTTTTCCCGGAGTTGATTCAGCAGTTTGAGGACATAGCGGTCGAGAATGGCTACGAAGTTCTGATCGGCTCTACGAACTACGATCCCGAGCGCATGACACGCGTTATTCGCCGAATGCTTGAGCGAAAGGTAGATGGCGTGGCGGTCATGACATTCGGGATCGAAGGGCCGGTGATCGACGAACTGGCGGCGCGGCAGGTTCCGATGGTATTTGTGGATGTCGGTCCCGATTCTCCTTACGTGCGAACCCTGAACGTGGACTACCAGGCGGGTATTCGCCAGGGAGTACAGCACCTCGCGGCGCTAGGGCACCGAAACATCGCATTCATCACGGGACCGTTGAGGCAGCACTCTGCGAAGGTCCGGCGTGATGCCTTCATCAAGGCAATGGGAGAAATCGGCGTAAAAGTAGGGCCGGAGAGTATCGTCGAGGGCACGCACACTCTCGAAGGTGGCATGGAGGGTATGCGGGTTCTGGCAAAGAATAAGATCATGCCGACTGCCGTCATGTGTTCTAACGACATGACCGCCATCGGCGTATTGCACGAACTCTACAATACGAAGACGCGGGTCCCTGATGAGATCTCAGTCATCGGATTCGACAATATCCATATTGCAGAGTTCACCTTTCCACCACTGACGACGATTCAAATGGCGTGTTCCGATCTTGCGCGTTCTGCCATAGAGGCCTTGCGGGCGGGAATCGAAACCCCCGACGATGCTTCAGCCGCAAAGGAATCGAAGATTCCAACGAGGTTGATTGTTCGCCAGACTACGAGCTATCCGCGCGGAACCATGCAGGCTGATCGACAGCAAACGCAGCCCACTCGTCGCAGTCGCCGATCCATTTAA
- a CDS encoding beta-galactosidase, with protein sequence MILRKLRSGTLLGLLITSQGAFSQVRAQSLSASGHPASGSKSDAPVKLAEFPNVLYGVAYYNEYMPYERLDADVALMKQAGISVVRMGESTWSLWEPEDGRFEYAWMDRVVDAMGKAGIKVIMGTPTYSIPPWLYKAHPEILARPLGGAPVFYGMRQNMDTDNTRFRFYAGRVIRNLVEHYRNNPAVIGWQIDNETSSYDASNPDVFAGFVDHLKGKFSTPENLNKAWFLNYWGQDIHSWDELPTRDSAQSTGYKLEWTRWQQMRVTNYLSWQAGLVRQYRRPDQFVTQDFAGAMHREINEFEIAKSLDIAATNNYHGTQENMGGESQSLTGDYIRSVKHGNYLITETNAQTTDWTSEYQYPPYDGQLRQDVYTHLSNGANMVEYWHWHSIHSGQETYWKGVLSHDLEPNRAYAEVSKTAHELQRIGPHLVDLHITNQVAILYSVDSSNALDFMPFAHGASPQWSFGPPAANYGTLISQMHRVLYDLNIGTDFVFPEDPDFSKYKVLIVPALYIADDALLTKISDYVKHGGHVLMTFKSGFSNENSAVRWVRAPGPLREAAGFSYQEFSNLDKPISLKADPYHAGDDNKVMYWAEFLLPEHAQPLAYYDHPFFGRWPAITRNQFGSGTLTYEGTWLSEKLQTAVVSQVLGLAGLLGLDQTLPSSVRVRHGENRLGKTIHYYFNYSSAAVSVPYSYAAGTELTSDKSVVHGTTLSIAPWDQAIIEEQ encoded by the coding sequence TTGATTCTTCGAAAGTTGCGTTCTGGGACCTTACTTGGCCTTTTAATCACCTCGCAGGGGGCCTTCTCGCAAGTCCGGGCACAATCGCTTTCAGCCAGCGGACACCCTGCTTCCGGTTCAAAATCCGACGCTCCGGTAAAACTCGCGGAGTTTCCGAATGTTCTGTATGGCGTGGCGTACTACAACGAATACATGCCATATGAGCGGCTGGACGCAGACGTAGCTCTCATGAAGCAGGCCGGGATCTCAGTTGTTCGAATGGGAGAGTCCACCTGGAGTCTGTGGGAACCGGAAGACGGGCGATTCGAGTACGCCTGGATGGATCGCGTTGTGGATGCGATGGGGAAGGCCGGCATAAAAGTCATCATGGGAACGCCGACGTACTCCATTCCTCCTTGGCTGTACAAGGCGCATCCCGAGATACTCGCCCGGCCCCTGGGCGGCGCGCCTGTATTTTACGGAATGCGTCAAAACATGGATACGGACAATACGAGGTTCCGCTTCTACGCCGGGAGGGTGATTCGCAACCTGGTTGAGCACTACCGCAATAATCCAGCGGTGATCGGGTGGCAGATTGATAACGAGACCTCGTCGTACGACGCTTCCAATCCAGATGTCTTCGCCGGCTTTGTGGATCATCTCAAAGGCAAGTTCTCGACTCCTGAGAACCTGAACAAAGCGTGGTTCCTGAATTACTGGGGGCAGGACATTCACAGTTGGGATGAATTGCCTACGCGGGACAGCGCGCAAAGCACGGGATACAAGCTTGAGTGGACGCGATGGCAGCAGATGCGGGTTACCAATTATCTGTCGTGGCAGGCAGGTCTGGTGCGGCAGTATCGGCGGCCTGACCAGTTCGTTACGCAGGATTTCGCAGGTGCGATGCATCGCGAGATCAATGAATTCGAGATCGCGAAATCGCTCGACATAGCTGCGACGAATAACTACCACGGCACGCAGGAGAACATGGGGGGAGAGTCGCAGTCCCTGACAGGGGACTACATCCGCTCCGTCAAGCACGGCAATTACCTGATCACAGAAACGAATGCGCAAACTACGGACTGGACTTCTGAGTACCAGTATCCACCGTACGATGGCCAGTTGCGCCAGGACGTGTATACGCATCTCTCGAACGGCGCAAACATGGTTGAGTACTGGCACTGGCATTCCATTCACTCCGGACAGGAGACTTACTGGAAGGGTGTTCTGAGCCATGACCTGGAGCCGAATCGTGCCTACGCCGAGGTCTCGAAGACAGCTCACGAACTACAGCGTATCGGGCCGCATCTGGTGGACCTTCACATCACCAACCAGGTTGCCATTCTCTACAGTGTGGATTCGTCGAATGCGCTGGACTTCATGCCGTTTGCGCACGGAGCAAGCCCCCAGTGGAGTTTTGGCCCGCCGGCTGCAAACTACGGCACCTTGATTTCACAGATGCACCGCGTACTGTACGACTTGAATATCGGTACGGATTTTGTCTTTCCTGAGGACCCTGACTTTTCGAAATACAAGGTCCTCATTGTGCCGGCGCTCTACATTGCGGATGATGCGCTACTAACGAAGATCTCCGACTACGTAAAGCATGGCGGCCATGTCCTCATGACATTCAAGAGCGGATTCTCCAACGAAAACTCTGCTGTCCGCTGGGTGCGAGCTCCCGGACCTCTACGCGAAGCAGCCGGTTTCAGTTATCAGGAGTTCTCCAATCTGGACAAGCCGATCAGCCTCAAGGCCGACCCATACCATGCCGGGGACGACAACAAGGTTATGTACTGGGCGGAGTTTCTGTTGCCCGAGCACGCCCAGCCTCTCGCTTACTATGACCATCCGTTCTTTGGACGCTGGCCTGCGATCACCCGCAATCAGTTCGGATCCGGCACATTGACCTACGAGGGCACATGGCTAAGCGAGAAGCTTCAAACGGCCGTAGTTTCGCAAGTACTCGGTCTGGCAGGTCTGCTTGGTCTAGACCAGACCCTGCCATCGAGCGTGCGAGTAAGGCATGGAGAGAACCGGCTCGGCAAGACCATCCACTACTACTTCAACTACTCAAGCGCTGCTGTGAGCGTTCCGTATTCGTATGCCGCCGGCACAGAACTCACTTCCGATAAATCTGTTGTGCACGGAACAACCCTAAGCATCGCTCCCTGGGACCAGGCCATCATCGAGGAGCAGTGA